The proteins below are encoded in one region of Pseudomonas entomophila L48:
- a CDS encoding carbamoyltransferase: MALTILGLSGALSHDPSAALYIDGKLIAAAEEERFVRDKHAKNRMPYESAKFCLEQAGIKPSDVDVVAIPFAPISLFGKARWHYAKRYWYAPDRALDALLMGNRRYKRYRKKIVWCLEQLGFDPKKIKIEPVEHHLAHASSAYHCSGFKEKTAILGIDGKGEYATTFFGYGENGKIHKIKEFFDPDSLGGLYGAITEFLGFEMLDGEFKVMGMAPYGDASKYDFSRLASFENGELVINTEYANVIGLRRYKEKGKGFYFSPKLIEWLGPKREGDIADEPYIHYAASMQALFEKLALQMIDHYLGDTLKETGKLAFAGGCALNVKLNQKIIARDDVKELFVQPASGDAGTAVGAAAYVSHARGVPVEKMEHVYLGPAYSNEDVIAACARHPSQPKWRKLENMPEQIAKIMVDGNPVAWFQGRMEFGPRALGGRSIIGCPSVEGVADRINHQIKFRERWRPFCPSMLDTVAPQMIKIDHPAPFMTFTFEVAEEWKTRVPEVVHEDGTSRAQVLKREYNPRYYDMMKALEDLTGNGVSLNTSLNRRGEPMICSPTDALNMFFGSDLQYLIMEDILVVKDGAAPYDQPL; this comes from the coding sequence TTGGCACTGACGATTCTTGGCCTGTCCGGCGCCCTTAGCCATGACCCTTCCGCGGCCCTGTACATCGACGGCAAGCTGATTGCCGCCGCCGAAGAGGAGCGCTTCGTGCGTGACAAGCATGCGAAGAACCGCATGCCCTACGAGTCGGCGAAGTTCTGCCTGGAGCAGGCCGGCATCAAGCCATCGGACGTTGACGTGGTGGCGATTCCCTTCGCCCCGATCAGCCTGTTCGGCAAGGCCCGCTGGCACTATGCCAAGCGCTACTGGTACGCCCCGGACCGCGCCCTCGACGCGCTGCTGATGGGCAACCGCCGCTACAAGCGCTACCGCAAGAAGATCGTCTGGTGTCTGGAGCAGCTGGGTTTCGACCCGAAGAAGATCAAGATCGAGCCGGTCGAGCACCACCTCGCCCACGCCTCCAGCGCCTACCACTGCTCGGGCTTCAAAGAGAAGACCGCGATCCTCGGTATCGACGGCAAGGGTGAGTACGCCACCACCTTCTTCGGCTACGGCGAAAACGGCAAGATCCACAAGATCAAGGAATTCTTCGATCCGGACTCGCTGGGCGGCCTGTATGGCGCGATCACCGAGTTCCTTGGCTTCGAGATGCTCGACGGCGAGTTCAAGGTCATGGGCATGGCGCCGTACGGCGATGCCAGCAAGTACGATTTCTCGCGCCTGGCCAGCTTCGAAAACGGCGAACTGGTGATCAACACCGAATACGCCAACGTCATCGGCCTGCGCCGCTATAAAGAGAAAGGCAAGGGCTTCTACTTCTCGCCCAAGCTGATCGAGTGGCTGGGCCCGAAACGTGAAGGCGACATCGCCGACGAGCCGTACATCCACTACGCGGCGAGCATGCAGGCGCTGTTCGAGAAACTCGCACTGCAGATGATCGACCACTACCTGGGCGACACGCTGAAGGAAACCGGCAAGCTGGCCTTCGCCGGCGGCTGTGCGCTGAACGTCAAGCTGAACCAGAAGATCATCGCCCGTGACGACGTGAAAGAGCTGTTCGTCCAGCCGGCTTCCGGCGACGCCGGTACCGCCGTTGGCGCGGCCGCCTATGTGTCTCACGCCCGTGGTGTGCCGGTCGAGAAGATGGAGCACGTCTACCTCGGCCCTGCTTACTCCAACGAAGACGTGATCGCCGCCTGTGCCCGCCACCCGAGCCAGCCGAAATGGCGCAAGCTCGAGAACATGCCAGAGCAGATCGCCAAGATCATGGTCGATGGCAACCCGGTGGCCTGGTTCCAGGGCCGCATGGAGTTCGGCCCGCGCGCGCTGGGCGGTCGTTCGATCATCGGCTGCCCGAGCGTGGAAGGCGTGGCCGACCGCATTAACCACCAGATCAAGTTCCGCGAGCGCTGGAGGCCTTTCTGCCCGTCGATGCTCGACACCGTCGCACCGCAGATGATCAAGATCGATCACCCGGCCCCATTCATGACCTTCACCTTCGAAGTGGCTGAAGAGTGGAAGACCCGCGTGCCGGAAGTGGTACACGAGGACGGCACCTCCCGTGCCCAGGTGCTCAAGCGCGAGTACAACCCGCGCTACTACGACATGATGAAGGCGCTGGAAGACCTGACCGGCAACGGCGTGTCGCTGAACACCTCGCTCAACCGCCGTGGCGAACCCATGATCTGCTCGCCGACCGATGCCCTGAACATGTTCTTCGGCTCGGACCTGCAGTACCTGATCATGGAAGACATCCTGGTGGTCAAGGATGGCGCGGCGCCGTATGACCAGCCGCTCTGA
- a CDS encoding PIG-L deacetylase family protein has protein sequence MSRKQQLLKRHRRNKRVGLLVGLLLLLVLGVLVAWWLPLLLLPLLWAAHEAWFADHLFYSPGEDYAYRFAEDTREAAASLQGDLLQTDVALQGDETLILEVGVRCGWLGRFLDPCVELLAGAASDVQTFERCVNGVRFLNLTGLAEPLAAGTLRLRGRHCRLQGAPRLWITPAVELRKRRVMVIAPHADDAELAAYGLYSQADETWVVTLTAGEIEAEHYQAMGLAKAEAARLKGRLRAWDSIAVPRWAGVPESRCVQLGYFCLQLPAMQAAPDQPMGSREADLADIRPFRRFNPFPLPADADGAPTWLNLLADLRALLELARPQVLVMPHPVLDPHPDHICAQAAVLEALQGLAWQPETLLCYANHLHDNDRWPMGDSGDGVALPPQLEAAEAWAPCSLVLDIDTQRDKAMALGMMHDLQPAPPFKRRLRRALQRWLAGRRPSPYGENEFFRKAVRRHELFWRRDL, from the coding sequence GTGAGCCGCAAGCAGCAGTTGCTCAAGCGCCACCGGCGCAACAAGCGCGTGGGGCTGCTGGTGGGCCTGCTGCTGCTGCTCGTGCTGGGCGTGCTGGTGGCCTGGTGGTTGCCGCTGTTGTTGCTGCCGCTGCTGTGGGCGGCGCACGAGGCGTGGTTCGCCGATCACCTGTTCTATTCGCCGGGTGAAGACTATGCCTACCGTTTCGCCGAGGACACTCGCGAAGCCGCAGCAAGCCTGCAAGGCGATCTGCTGCAAACCGATGTTGCGCTGCAAGGCGACGAGACATTGATCCTCGAAGTCGGAGTCCGCTGCGGTTGGCTCGGGCGTTTCCTCGACCCTTGTGTCGAGCTGCTGGCGGGGGCCGCCAGTGATGTGCAAACGTTCGAGCGTTGCGTTAACGGGGTGCGCTTCCTCAATCTGACGGGGTTGGCCGAGCCGCTGGCGGCCGGCACGTTGCGCCTGCGTGGTCGGCATTGCCGATTGCAGGGGGCGCCGCGCCTGTGGATAACCCCGGCGGTCGAGCTGCGCAAACGCCGGGTGATGGTCATCGCTCCCCACGCCGACGACGCCGAGCTGGCAGCCTATGGCTTGTACAGCCAGGCCGACGAAACCTGGGTGGTCACCCTGACCGCCGGTGAGATCGAAGCCGAACACTACCAGGCCATGGGCCTGGCCAAGGCCGAGGCGGCCAGGCTGAAGGGCCGCTTGCGTGCCTGGGACAGCATCGCCGTGCCACGCTGGGCCGGCGTGCCGGAGTCGCGCTGCGTGCAGTTGGGTTACTTCTGCCTGCAATTGCCGGCCATGCAGGCCGCGCCGGATCAGCCGATGGGTTCGCGTGAAGCGGATCTTGCCGACATTCGTCCCTTCCGCCGTTTCAACCCGTTCCCGCTGCCGGCCGATGCCGACGGCGCGCCGACCTGGCTCAACCTGCTGGCCGACCTGCGTGCCCTGCTCGAGCTGGCCCGGCCCCAGGTTCTGGTAATGCCGCATCCGGTGCTGGATCCGCACCCGGATCACATCTGTGCCCAGGCCGCCGTGCTCGAAGCGCTGCAAGGTCTGGCGTGGCAGCCTGAAACCTTGCTGTGCTACGCCAACCACCTGCATGACAACGACCGCTGGCCGATGGGCGACAGTGGTGATGGCGTGGCCCTGCCGCCCCAGCTGGAAGCCGCCGAAGCCTGGGCCCCCTGCAGCCTGGTGCTGGATATCGATACCCAGCGCGACAAGGCCATGGCCCTGGGCATGATGCACGACCTGCAGCCCGCGCCCCCCTTCAAGCGTCGCCTGCGCCGTGCGTTGCAACGCTGGCTGGCAGGGCGCCGCCCATCGCCCTACGGAGAGAACGAGTTCTTCCGCAAGGCGGTGCGCCGACATGAACTGTTCTGGCGTCGCGACTTGTGA
- a CDS encoding glycosyltransferase gives MKVLFLVQKEQRAILDRLYDGVAANCDCDLRWLSSEDQRNLRRYFKREVDVTRYDRIVFFLRFKQEIRQVAFIRSIPNLVILEHDAYQNYIPCKYTGKFSAHYRKLPWARVISSGYMVSERLRQEGFDAVFVPKGYDEQLLTDQGRERDIELAFVGSTNSVAYSGRKALLDELGRVENLVVTRTKSGEDYCNTLNRIRFFVSADVGMGEYMIKNFEAMACGCVLLAYDQGEQENRALGLEDMHNVVLYDSIPVLQAKLRRLRDEPELAARIAVKGCELATSRFSFAQVGRSIVEHMSPALRPHPPLTPWQRLRLQLGI, from the coding sequence ATGAAAGTCCTATTTCTGGTGCAGAAGGAACAACGGGCGATTCTCGACCGCCTGTACGATGGCGTCGCGGCCAACTGCGACTGCGACCTGCGCTGGCTGAGCAGCGAAGACCAACGCAACCTGCGCCGCTATTTCAAGCGCGAGGTGGATGTCACGCGCTACGACCGCATCGTGTTCTTCCTGCGCTTCAAGCAGGAAATCCGCCAGGTGGCGTTCATCCGCAGCATCCCCAACCTGGTGATCCTCGAGCACGACGCTTACCAGAACTACATCCCCTGCAAGTACACCGGCAAGTTCAGCGCGCACTACCGCAAGCTGCCATGGGCGCGGGTCATCAGTTCCGGCTACATGGTCAGCGAGCGCCTGCGCCAGGAAGGTTTTGACGCAGTATTCGTGCCCAAGGGCTATGACGAGCAATTGCTCACCGACCAGGGGCGCGAGCGTGACATCGAGCTGGCGTTCGTGGGCAGCACCAACAGCGTCGCCTACAGCGGTCGCAAGGCACTGCTGGACGAACTGGGGCGGGTGGAGAACCTGGTGGTCACCCGGACCAAGTCGGGCGAGGATTACTGCAACACGCTCAATCGCATCCGCTTCTTCGTCAGTGCCGATGTGGGCATGGGCGAGTACATGATCAAGAACTTCGAGGCAATGGCCTGTGGTTGCGTGCTGCTGGCCTATGACCAAGGTGAGCAGGAAAACCGCGCCTTGGGCCTCGAGGACATGCACAACGTCGTGCTCTACGACAGCATCCCGGTGTTGCAGGCCAAGTTGCGCCGGTTGCGCGATGAGCCGGAACTGGCGGCACGCATAGCTGTAAAAGGTTGTGAACTGGCGACTTCCCGCTTCAGTTTTGCCCAGGTCGGCCGTAGCATTGTCGAACACATGAGCCCCGCGCTGCGGCCTCATCCACCGCTGACCCCTTGGCAGCGCCTGCGCCTGCAGCTCGGGATCTGA
- a CDS encoding glycosyltransferase, translating to MTSRSEPRILQFCHGYDGPFLDCARQYASLFQGRGYKVTTVFLTGAADAQVAAGCASDEVLFLEFSSKAVRGLKLGAIRALRKIAAQRNFSFCIAHRFKPIYVALLGTGLPVIGVHHAFGDYQRKGRRLFANLFRKRLSLLGVSDAVRDDMRRCLAQWPAERIQTLYNRIDVAALLASLVPRDEARRALGLDEQAWVVGNVGRLHPDKDQATLLRGFAEALPGLPAGARLAILGKGRLEAKLKAQAIELGIADQVDFLGQVPDARRYFQAFDVFALSSDHEPFGMVLLEAMVAGVPVLATACGGAREVVEGVGVLFPLGDAAQLAQGLKHMAGLDAQQRALCAQHMLQRLHERFSDQAVRDAFWQLPHVRALAAEA from the coding sequence ATGACCAGCCGCTCTGAACCACGGATCCTGCAGTTCTGCCATGGCTATGACGGGCCGTTCCTCGATTGCGCCCGTCAATATGCCAGCCTGTTCCAGGGCCGCGGCTACAAGGTCACCACCGTCTTCCTCACCGGGGCAGCCGACGCGCAGGTCGCGGCAGGCTGTGCCTCGGACGAGGTGCTGTTTCTCGAGTTCAGCTCAAAGGCCGTGCGCGGCCTGAAGCTGGGCGCGATCCGTGCGCTGCGCAAGATCGCCGCGCAGCGCAACTTCAGTTTCTGCATCGCCCACCGCTTCAAGCCGATCTACGTGGCACTGCTGGGTACTGGCTTACCGGTGATCGGCGTGCATCACGCCTTCGGCGACTACCAGCGCAAGGGGCGGCGGCTGTTCGCCAACCTGTTCCGCAAGCGCTTGAGCCTGCTGGGCGTGTCGGACGCGGTGCGTGACGACATGCGTCGCTGTCTGGCGCAGTGGCCTGCCGAGCGTATCCAGACCCTGTACAACCGTATCGATGTCGCGGCGCTGCTGGCGTCCCTGGTGCCGCGTGACGAGGCGCGCCGGGCCCTCGGGCTGGACGAACAGGCCTGGGTCGTGGGCAACGTCGGGCGGCTGCACCCGGACAAGGATCAAGCCACCTTGTTGCGTGGCTTCGCCGAAGCGCTGCCGGGGCTGCCTGCCGGCGCGCGCCTGGCGATCCTGGGCAAAGGGCGCCTGGAAGCCAAGCTCAAGGCGCAGGCCATCGAGCTGGGGATTGCCGACCAGGTCGATTTTCTCGGCCAGGTGCCGGATGCCCGCCGCTATTTCCAGGCCTTCGATGTGTTTGCCTTGAGCTCGGATCACGAACCCTTCGGGATGGTCCTGCTCGAGGCGATGGTTGCCGGCGTACCGGTGCTGGCCACCGCCTGTGGCGGTGCCCGCGAAGTGGTCGAGGGCGTCGGTGTATTGTTCCCATTGGGCGACGCGGCGCAACTGGCTCAGGGCCTGAAACACATGGCCGGGCTTGATGCGCAGCAGCGTGCGTTGTGCGCGCAGCATATGCTCCAGCGCCTGCACGAGCGCTTCAGCGACCAGGCGGTGCGCGATGCCTTCTGGCAACTGCCGCACGTGCGCGCGCTGGCGGCGGAGGCCTGA
- the putP gene encoding sodium/proline symporter PutP, which produces MGNPLTITFVIYIAAMVLIGFAAYRSTKNLSDYILGGRSLGSVVTALSAGASDMSGWLLMGLPGAIYFAGLSEAWIAIGLTVGAYLNWLFVAGRLRVQTEHNGDALTLPDYFSSRFEDRTGLLRIISAIVILVFFTIYCASGIVAGARLFESTFDMPYETALWAGAAATIAYTFVGGFLAVSWTDTVQASLMIFALILTPIIVLISTGGFDTTFLAIEAVNPAHFDMFKGATFIGIISLMGWGLGYFGQPHILARFMAADSVKSIANARRISMTWMILCLGGTCAVGFFGIAYFSAHPDLAGPVTENHERVFIELAKILFNPWIAGVLLSAILAAVMSTLSCQLLVCSSALTEDFYKSFLRKNASQKELVWVGRLMVLAVALIAIAMAANPENRVLGLVAYAWAGFGAAFGPVVLISVLWKGMTRNGALAGIVVGALTVILWKNYVGLGLYEIIPGFLFASIAILVVSKLGSPSNSMVSRFETADAAYHADK; this is translated from the coding sequence ATGGGCAATCCACTAACGATCACCTTCGTGATCTACATTGCGGCAATGGTGCTGATCGGCTTCGCCGCCTATCGCTCCACCAAGAACCTTTCCGACTATATTCTCGGCGGCCGTAGTCTCGGCAGCGTGGTCACCGCGCTTTCCGCCGGCGCATCGGACATGAGCGGCTGGCTGTTGATGGGCCTGCCGGGCGCCATCTACTTCGCGGGCCTTTCCGAGGCCTGGATCGCCATCGGCCTGACCGTCGGCGCCTACCTGAACTGGCTGTTCGTCGCCGGCCGTCTGCGCGTGCAGACCGAGCACAACGGTGACGCCCTGACGCTGCCGGACTACTTCTCCAGCCGCTTCGAAGACAGGACCGGCCTGCTGCGGATCATCTCGGCGATCGTCATCCTGGTGTTCTTCACCATCTACTGCGCCTCCGGCATCGTCGCCGGCGCCCGCCTGTTCGAAAGCACTTTCGACATGCCGTACGAGACCGCCCTGTGGGCGGGTGCCGCGGCCACCATCGCCTACACCTTCGTCGGTGGTTTCCTGGCGGTGAGCTGGACCGACACCGTGCAGGCCTCGCTGATGATCTTCGCGTTGATCCTGACCCCGATCATCGTACTGATCTCCACCGGTGGCTTCGATACTACCTTCCTGGCGATCGAGGCGGTGAACCCGGCTCACTTCGACATGTTCAAGGGTGCCACCTTCATCGGTATCATCTCGCTGATGGGCTGGGGCCTGGGCTACTTCGGTCAGCCGCATATCCTGGCGCGCTTCATGGCCGCTGATTCGGTGAAATCGATCGCCAACGCCCGCCGCATCTCCATGACCTGGATGATCCTGTGCCTGGGCGGCACCTGCGCCGTCGGTTTCTTCGGTATCGCCTACTTCTCGGCGCACCCTGACCTGGCAGGCCCGGTCACTGAGAACCATGAGCGTGTGTTCATCGAGCTGGCCAAGATTCTGTTCAACCCATGGATCGCCGGTGTGCTGCTGTCGGCCATCCTGGCCGCGGTGATGAGTACCCTGAGCTGCCAGCTGCTGGTGTGCTCCAGTGCCCTGACTGAAGACTTCTACAAGTCCTTCCTGCGCAAGAACGCTTCGCAGAAGGAGTTGGTATGGGTCGGTCGTCTGATGGTGCTGGCCGTTGCCTTGATCGCCATCGCCATGGCCGCCAACCCTGAGAACCGCGTGCTGGGCCTGGTGGCCTACGCCTGGGCTGGCTTCGGTGCCGCCTTCGGCCCGGTGGTGCTGATCTCGGTGCTGTGGAAAGGCATGACCCGCAACGGCGCGCTGGCCGGTATCGTGGTCGGTGCGCTGACCGTGATCCTGTGGAAGAACTACGTGGGCCTGGGCCTGTACGAGATCATCCCGGGCTTCCTGTTCGCCAGCATCGCCATCCTGGTGGTGAGCAAGCTGGGCAGCCCGTCGAACAGCATGGTTTCGCGTTTTGAAACCGCTGACGCGGCCTATCACGCCGACAAGTGA
- a CDS encoding glycosyltransferase, translating to MNIVNVMWSGGSPYMSIHKVHRDLLVHAHSDARVCNWLLLGDGLCSSFGQVRCWHLPQRLLKGRMPYVLAMPWLRWRLRKALVEASVDLLLLDGLGVARLLLPLVRQTPGVRIIVLFHGKTRLSTSDVRLFRSLPPEQLSIAAVSATLARSLEQGLGCPVGTLRMSLDPQAFTQQLLDREEARQALALPVQGPLLGAVGRLVEGKGFEMLIEAFAQVRERQPDLRLAILGGGPLRARLEAQAKALGVEGSVHFGGHRDDLIRLYPAFDWLLVPSRSEGLGLVVQEAVLSGVPVFCSDLPVFREQLGEAGCYLPVGDLGAWADAIGQCSRRDAAAQAHEQWRALAPQERWEAFKEGSAGLLKR from the coding sequence TTGAATATCGTCAATGTGATGTGGTCGGGCGGCTCGCCCTACATGTCCATACACAAGGTCCATCGGGATCTTCTGGTTCATGCGCACTCGGACGCGCGGGTTTGTAACTGGTTGTTGCTCGGTGACGGTCTGTGCAGCAGTTTCGGGCAGGTGCGCTGTTGGCATTTGCCGCAGCGTTTGCTCAAGGGACGAATGCCTTATGTGCTGGCGATGCCATGGCTCCGCTGGCGCCTTCGCAAGGCGTTGGTCGAGGCTTCGGTAGACCTGCTGCTGCTGGACGGGCTGGGCGTGGCCCGGCTGCTCTTGCCGCTCGTCCGGCAAACGCCGGGCGTGCGGATCATCGTGCTGTTCCATGGCAAGACGCGTCTGAGCACAAGCGATGTCAGGCTGTTTCGCAGCCTGCCACCCGAGCAACTGAGTATCGCTGCCGTATCCGCGACATTGGCGCGTTCGCTTGAACAGGGGCTTGGCTGCCCGGTGGGCACCTTGCGGATGTCCCTGGACCCCCAGGCATTCACCCAGCAGTTGCTGGATCGGGAAGAGGCCCGCCAGGCGCTGGCGCTTCCGGTGCAAGGGCCTTTGCTGGGCGCTGTGGGGCGCCTGGTCGAGGGCAAGGGCTTCGAAATGCTGATCGAGGCATTCGCCCAGGTGCGGGAGCGTCAACCCGATTTGCGTCTGGCCATTCTTGGTGGAGGTCCGCTACGCGCTCGGCTGGAGGCGCAGGCCAAGGCGCTTGGCGTCGAGGGCAGCGTGCACTTCGGTGGGCATCGAGATGACCTGATCCGGCTGTACCCGGCCTTTGACTGGTTGTTGGTGCCTTCCCGCTCGGAAGGGCTTGGCTTGGTAGTGCAGGAGGCCGTGCTGTCAGGCGTACCGGTGTTCTGCAGCGACTTGCCAGTGTTTCGCGAGCAGTTGGGCGAGGCGGGATGCTACCTGCCCGTGGGTGATCTGGGCGCCTGGGCCGACGCGATCGGCCAATGCAGCCGGCGTGATGCTGCTGCTCAGGCCCATGAGCAGTGGCGAGCCTTGGCACCGCAAGAGCGATGGGAGGCCTTCAAGGAGGGCTCGGCCGGCTTGCTGAAACGTTGA
- a CDS encoding 23S rRNA (adenine(2030)-N(6))-methyltransferase RlmJ, translating to MNYRHAFHAGNHADVLKHIVLTRLIALMSRKEQPFAYIDTHAGLGLYDLQGDQATRTGEYLEGVARLWNRDDLPEVTADYLRIIKRLNQDGELRYYPGSPELARRLMRQQDRALLNEKHPEDGALLKENMKKDPRVTVHLGEGWHIPRALLPVQEKRAIMLIDPPFEQADELKRCTVAMKEAIGRMRQTVAAIWYPIKDQRSLTRFYQDLTSTGAPKLLRVELYVHHQDSPQGLNGSGLAIANPPWGLEDELKALLPWLAKELAQTEGSFRMDWLIAE from the coding sequence ATGAACTATCGTCACGCCTTCCACGCCGGCAACCACGCCGACGTCCTCAAGCACATCGTGCTCACCCGCCTCATTGCCCTGATGTCGCGCAAGGAGCAGCCGTTCGCCTACATCGACACCCACGCCGGCCTGGGTCTCTATGACTTGCAAGGCGACCAGGCGACCCGCACCGGCGAATACCTTGAAGGTGTCGCCCGCCTGTGGAACCGCGACGACCTGCCGGAAGTGACCGCCGACTACCTGCGTATCATCAAGCGCCTGAATCAGGACGGCGAGCTGCGCTACTATCCGGGTTCGCCCGAACTGGCCCGCCGGCTGATGCGTCAGCAGGACCGCGCCCTGCTCAACGAGAAACACCCTGAAGACGGGGCGCTGCTCAAGGAGAACATGAAGAAGGACCCTCGGGTCACCGTTCACCTTGGCGAAGGCTGGCATATCCCGCGGGCGCTGCTGCCGGTGCAGGAAAAGCGCGCGATCATGCTGATCGACCCGCCGTTCGAGCAGGCTGACGAACTCAAGCGTTGCACCGTGGCCATGAAAGAGGCGATCGGCCGCATGCGCCAGACCGTCGCGGCCATCTGGTACCCGATCAAGGACCAGCGTTCGCTGACCCGCTTCTACCAGGACCTGACCAGCACGGGCGCACCCAAGCTGCTGCGGGTCGAGCTGTATGTGCATCACCAGGACAGCCCGCAAGGCCTGAATGGTTCGGGCCTGGCCATCGCCAACCCGCCGTGGGGTCTGGAGGACGAGCTCAAGGCGCTGCTGCCCTGGCTGGCCAAGGAGCTGGCGCAGACCGAAGGCAGCTTCCGCATGGACTGGCTGATCGCGGAATAG
- a CDS encoding antimicrobial resistance protein Mig-14 produces MLKYIQGWRERGWQVIDAAAYNDTWQRFGGSVATHPLVIEQLADLAQIPVRYLGWVQGGELKAALPAWGRHLALSKDVLKRHGKKGLFDLGNAEIILPAATDVAAPLRHAGRYLSELNQGRFSGLKAQPEQLAMARAHEDLSKKFRYNQRRELRLLEEAGGQVRPIGDFTATEIAVMYCDLFQRRWGFPATGAARMAEVVERLRDLLIGSVLFLEGAPIAIQLVYRVEAPEWVSVEYVNGGVDPETKAFSPGSVLSFLNTQAAWEDANARGKALRFSFGRADREYKDRWCNPVPVFQS; encoded by the coding sequence ATGCTCAAGTACATTCAAGGCTGGCGTGAACGCGGCTGGCAGGTGATTGACGCGGCCGCCTACAACGACACCTGGCAGCGTTTCGGTGGGAGTGTGGCCACGCATCCGCTGGTGATCGAGCAGTTGGCCGACCTCGCGCAGATCCCGGTGCGTTACCTCGGCTGGGTGCAGGGCGGTGAGCTCAAGGCCGCATTGCCGGCCTGGGGCCGCCACCTGGCGCTGTCCAAGGACGTGCTCAAGCGTCACGGCAAGAAAGGCCTGTTCGACCTGGGCAATGCCGAGATCATCCTGCCTGCCGCTACCGATGTGGCGGCACCGTTGCGCCATGCCGGGCGCTATCTGTCGGAGCTGAACCAAGGCCGCTTCAGCGGCTTGAAGGCGCAACCCGAGCAGTTGGCCATGGCCCGTGCGCACGAAGACCTTTCAAAGAAGTTTCGCTACAACCAGAGGCGCGAGCTGCGCCTGCTGGAAGAGGCGGGCGGCCAGGTGCGCCCGATTGGTGACTTCACTGCCACCGAAATCGCCGTCATGTACTGCGATCTGTTCCAGCGCCGCTGGGGTTTCCCGGCCACTGGCGCGGCACGCATGGCAGAGGTGGTCGAGCGCCTGCGCGATCTGTTGATCGGCTCGGTGCTGTTCCTCGAGGGGGCGCCCATCGCCATCCAGCTGGTATACCGGGTCGAGGCGCCCGAGTGGGTCAGCGTGGAGTACGTCAATGGTGGTGTCGACCCTGAAACCAAGGCTTTCAGCCCGGGCAGCGTGCTGAGCTTCCTCAACACCCAGGCCGCCTGGGAGGATGCCAACGCCCGTGGCAAGGCGCTGCGGTTCTCCTTCGGTCGTGCCGATCGCGAGTACAAGGACCGTTGGTGCAACCCCGTGCCGGTGTTCCAGTCGTGA